In Gulosibacter molinativorax, a single window of DNA contains:
- a CDS encoding glycosyltransferase, whose translation MVLPDLLESSRRMCVLIGVDTFPPDINGAARFARDHAVRLARRGHEVHVVAPATSMRSTSGVEIIDGQAIHVHRLRSVRWPLHDWLRFAPPWEVRYQVRRILRETHPAVVHLQSFIDIGRGLAIEAEQAGIPIVATNHVMPENVVEFSGLPKRLHPRLTRFGWNLATTAYTRADIVTIPTPIAADYLERHTGLSPIHPISCGIDTTRFTPKTAKPADARVLFVGRLDPEKNLTTLLTAFSLIPPGTGAHLDIVGRGSESGALRAQAAQLGISGRVTFHGRVTDEQLVSIHHAATVFVMPSPAELQSIATLEALASGTPVVAADAMALPHLVSNGVEGYRVPTHNAHDFADRIERILATDDDGYLRLSTAALARARKHDAATIITHYEKLYDTLTPSIASGAP comes from the coding sequence GTGGTGCTGCCTGACCTCCTGGAGTCTTCCCGTCGGATGTGCGTGCTGATCGGTGTCGACACTTTTCCGCCGGACATCAATGGCGCTGCTCGTTTCGCCCGTGACCATGCTGTGCGTCTTGCCCGGCGCGGTCACGAGGTGCACGTCGTCGCCCCGGCCACCTCGATGAGGTCGACGTCGGGTGTCGAGATCATCGACGGCCAGGCCATCCATGTGCACCGGCTGCGCAGCGTGCGGTGGCCTCTGCATGACTGGCTTCGTTTCGCCCCGCCGTGGGAAGTGCGCTACCAGGTGCGAAGGATTCTGCGAGAGACGCACCCTGCGGTCGTGCATCTGCAGTCTTTCATCGATATCGGCCGTGGGCTCGCGATCGAAGCAGAGCAGGCCGGTATCCCGATCGTCGCGACCAACCACGTCATGCCCGAGAACGTCGTCGAGTTCAGCGGTCTTCCCAAACGCCTGCATCCGCGGCTGACCAGATTCGGATGGAACCTAGCCACCACCGCCTACACGCGCGCTGACATCGTCACCATCCCCACCCCGATCGCCGCCGACTACCTCGAACGCCACACCGGGCTCAGCCCGATCCATCCGATCTCGTGCGGCATCGACACCACCAGGTTCACACCCAAGACCGCTAAGCCCGCTGATGCGCGGGTCCTGTTCGTCGGACGCCTTGACCCGGAGAAGAACCTCACCACGCTCCTCACCGCGTTCTCCCTGATCCCTCCCGGCACCGGCGCGCACCTGGACATCGTCGGGCGCGGATCCGAGAGCGGCGCGCTCCGCGCCCAAGCCGCACAGTTGGGCATCAGCGGACGCGTCACGTTCCACGGGCGCGTCACCGACGAGCAACTGGTCTCGATCCACCATGCCGCAACAGTGTTCGTGATGCCATCGCCGGCCGAACTGCAGAGCATTGCCACCCTCGAAGCGCTCGCCTCCGGCACACCGGTCGTCGCCGCCGATGCCATGGCGCTTCCCCATCTCGTCAGCAACGGGGTCGAGGGGTACCGGGTGCCCACGCACAACGCCCACGACTTCGCCGACCGCATCGAGAGGATCCTCGCCACGGACGATGACGGCTACCTCCGACTCAGTACTGCGGCCCTCGCTCGCGCGCGTAAACATGACGCCGCCACGATCATCACCCACTACGAAAAGCTCTATGACACGCTCACTCCGAGTATCGCGAGCGGTGCCCCGTGA
- a CDS encoding AraC family ligand binding domain-containing protein produces the protein MRHVSRTASLNGERFPLHVRQETHAAATQRIRHDVTKLIVVTRGTTMLAHEAGAFTIAEGGAVLLPAGHWYSGHPLGQVVTSTAYIDERFLRENARWLDVRDELALPALFRESAPVPVNLTPSGWSQLYALMRALLDGQHRAVPTSRRLSYAIHLIALLSRQDEGRTWESDVIRQATVLLNKHLDAPWTVRALAEICAISVS, from the coding sequence ATGCGTCACGTGTCGCGCACAGCAAGCCTCAATGGGGAACGGTTCCCGCTCCATGTGAGGCAAGAAACGCATGCGGCCGCTACCCAGCGGATCCGACACGACGTCACGAAACTCATCGTGGTCACCCGTGGAACGACAATGCTTGCTCACGAGGCGGGGGCGTTCACGATCGCGGAAGGTGGCGCGGTGCTTCTTCCTGCCGGGCACTGGTACTCAGGACATCCATTAGGTCAGGTTGTGACGTCGACGGCGTACATCGATGAGCGGTTCCTTCGCGAGAACGCACGGTGGCTTGACGTCAGAGACGAGCTCGCGCTCCCTGCTCTCTTCCGAGAGTCAGCGCCGGTCCCTGTCAATCTGACGCCGTCTGGCTGGTCGCAGTTGTACGCCCTGATGCGTGCCCTGTTGGACGGGCAACACCGTGCAGTCCCCACGTCCCGTCGGCTGTCGTACGCGATCCATCTGATCGCGCTCCTTAGCCGGCAAGACGAAGGAAGGACTTGGGAGTCTGACGTCATCCGACAAGCGACAGTCCTCCTGAACAAGCATCTCGACGCTCCTTGGACAGTCAGAGCACTGGCTGAGATCTGCGCGATATCTGTGTCGTAG
- a CDS encoding MFS transporter: MPFLLYLLALAVFAQGTSEFVLAGLLPAIAADFSVSLGQAGLLTSAFAAGMVIGAPLMAAFGRKLSPRWTMTGFLAVFVIAHIGGAITSSFSILVTTRIIAALANAGFLAVALATVTRIVPADRQARAVSVILSGTTLALIAGVPLGSLIGEAWGWRATLWAIALICLPALAAVLIATPTRPAPATVTTIAPQTLGTELSVLRRRPLKLAIILAILVNAATFCTFTYLAVIATAQAGLRTGAIPVLLALFGIGAFFGVTLAGRFGDRHWRPLISIASPLLLTGWLILGLCQVL, encoded by the coding sequence ATGCCCTTCTTGCTGTATCTCCTTGCCCTGGCCGTCTTCGCTCAGGGAACCTCCGAGTTCGTCCTCGCCGGCCTCTTACCCGCGATCGCCGCCGACTTCAGCGTCTCACTCGGCCAAGCCGGCCTTCTGACCTCCGCGTTCGCGGCGGGCATGGTCATCGGCGCGCCGCTGATGGCCGCGTTCGGCCGGAAACTCTCACCACGATGGACGATGACAGGCTTCCTCGCCGTGTTCGTGATCGCTCATATCGGCGGCGCGATCACCAGCAGCTTCAGCATCCTCGTGACAACCCGCATCATCGCCGCATTGGCGAACGCGGGTTTCCTCGCCGTCGCCCTGGCGACCGTCACCCGTATCGTTCCGGCCGACCGTCAGGCTCGCGCGGTGTCCGTCATCCTCAGCGGCACCACACTCGCACTCATCGCCGGTGTCCCTCTCGGATCCCTCATCGGCGAAGCATGGGGCTGGAGGGCGACGCTGTGGGCCATAGCGCTCATCTGCCTGCCCGCACTCGCCGCCGTGCTCATAGCGACACCGACCCGCCCCGCACCCGCAACGGTCACCACCATCGCCCCACAAACGCTGGGAACAGAACTGTCCGTGCTGCGCCGGCGCCCGCTGAAACTCGCCATCATCCTGGCGATCCTGGTCAACGCTGCGACGTTCTGCACATTCACCTACCTGGCCGTGATCGCCACAGCACAGGCCGGTCTCCGCACCGGCGCCATCCCTGTCCTCCTGGCACTGTTCGGCATCGGGGCATTCTTCGGCGTCACCCTGGCGGGCCGGTTCGGGGATCGCCACTGGCGACCACTGATCTCGATCGCCAGCCCGCTCCTGCTCACCGGCTGGCTGATACTTGGGCTGTGTCAAGTTTTGTAG
- a CDS encoding IS3-like element ISGmo1 family transposase (programmed frameshift): MKKPRRQFTDEFKADAVQLVIQGQRPIAQVARELEINESSLGYWVKNYRQANPDPQTAPAPVDAARYARLEAENRRLAEENAFLKKGRGLLREGTAVSVKFQLIHEEKAHHTIGLMTRLLKVSRAGYYAWAKRQGTTTPSGRRRDELAALIKQIDEDKQQTYGFRRMLHELARRGVTASAGLVRKLMRQLGVHGVQPRASKRTTIPALDAQDRPDWLRRDFTAEQPGQRFVGDITYLRTGEGWLYLATVIDLYNREVVGWSMADHMRVELVSDALTMAHTHGRIGEGAVFHSDRGSVYTSAAYAELAEQCQVKLSVGRTGVCWDNAVAESFFSMLKNEMYHRQAFATRGRARFAVMEYIEVFYNRGRLHSTLGYRTPVEVRHAYERNTDHQNAVAA, translated from the exons ATGAAGAAACCCCGCCGTCAGTTCACTGACGAGTTCAAGGCCGACGCTGTGCAACTCGTCATCCAGGGACAGCGGCCGATCGCGCAGGTCGCCCGGGAGCTCGAGATTAACGAGTCTTCTCTGGGGTACTGGGTGAAGAACTACCGGCAAGCCAACCCGGACCCGCAGACGGCGCCTGCCCCGGTCGACGCCGCGCGATATGCGAGGCTCGAGGCGGAGAACCGTCGTCTGGCAGAGGAGAACGCGTTCCTGAAAAAAG GCCGCGGCCTTCTTCGCGAAGGAACAGCGGTGAGCGTGAAGTTCCAGCTGATCCACGAGGAGAAGGCCCACCACACGATTGGCCTGATGACACGCCTGCTGAAGGTGTCTCGGGCTGGCTACTACGCCTGGGCGAAACGACAAGGCACCACCACGCCATCTGGTCGCCGACGCGATGAGTTGGCGGCGTTGATCAAGCAGATCGACGAGGACAAGCAGCAGACGTACGGGTTCCGGAGGATGCTCCACGAGCTTGCCCGCAGGGGTGTCACGGCCTCGGCGGGCCTGGTGCGGAAGCTGATGCGCCAGCTCGGTGTGCACGGGGTGCAGCCGCGTGCGTCGAAGCGGACCACGATTCCCGCACTCGACGCCCAGGACCGTCCGGACTGGTTGCGCCGCGACTTCACCGCCGAGCAGCCAGGGCAGCGGTTCGTCGGTGACATCACGTATCTGCGCACCGGGGAGGGATGGCTGTATCTCGCGACCGTGATTGATCTGTACAACCGTGAAGTGGTGGGGTGGTCGATGGCTGATCACATGCGCGTCGAGCTCGTCAGCGATGCCCTCACGATGGCGCATACCCACGGTCGTATCGGTGAGGGTGCCGTGTTTCACTCGGATCGCGGCTCGGTCTACACCTCGGCTGCCTATGCCGAGCTTGCCGAGCAGTGCCAGGTGAAGCTCTCGGTTGGGCGGACCGGGGTGTGCTGGGACAACGCCGTCGCTGAGAGCTTCTTCTCGATGTTGAAGAACGAGATGTACCACCGGCAGGCTTTCGCCACCAGAGGGCGTGCGAGGTTCGCGGTGATGGAGTACATCGAGGTGTTCTACAACCGTGGCAGGCTCCACTCAACGCTGGGATATCGCACCCCTGTCGAGGTCCGCCACGCATACGAACGAAACACAGATCATCAGAACGCGGTCGCGGCCTGA
- a CDS encoding thiamine pyrophosphate-dependent enzyme, giving the protein MGSNGMAFAAGGDAGSTTGVDEAVRFLDEQGRWAPSGDVASFRAAADALNVEVLCGFYREMTLTRRLDIGSTALQRQGELALWIPSFGQEAAQTGSAHALSPKDTIFPSYREHGVALARGIDFVDVLAVLRGNTYRGWDPEATRFRLYTIVLAAQTLHAVGYGMGINLNRAAGEAEAHDEAVIVYIGDGAMSEGDASEALVFARTYDAPVLFFVQNNQYAISTPVTTQTAVSYADRARGFGIPGYRVDGNDVIATYAVTKTVMDHVRSGGGPALIEAVTYRLGPHTSSDDPTKYRDPATHAQWEARDPLPRLEAYLRANGTPDEFFEQVRQENESTAMDVRERLLKLPDPAPSSMFDHVYSDPHPIVTAEREWLEAYEASFLQTND; this is encoded by the coding sequence ATGGGAAGCAACGGGATGGCCTTCGCTGCAGGAGGCGACGCCGGGAGCACAACCGGTGTCGATGAGGCGGTCAGGTTCCTCGACGAGCAGGGCCGGTGGGCGCCGAGCGGCGACGTCGCCTCCTTCCGTGCGGCCGCGGATGCGCTGAACGTGGAGGTGCTTTGCGGCTTCTACCGCGAGATGACATTGACGCGGCGGCTGGATATCGGCTCAACGGCGCTGCAGCGGCAGGGCGAGTTGGCGCTATGGATCCCGAGCTTCGGGCAGGAAGCCGCCCAGACAGGTTCCGCCCACGCACTGTCCCCGAAGGACACGATTTTCCCCTCTTATCGCGAGCACGGGGTGGCACTGGCACGGGGCATCGACTTCGTCGATGTGCTCGCCGTGCTGCGCGGGAACACCTACCGTGGCTGGGACCCCGAGGCGACACGGTTCAGGCTGTACACGATCGTCCTCGCCGCCCAGACGCTGCACGCGGTCGGGTACGGGATGGGCATCAACCTCAACCGCGCCGCGGGCGAGGCTGAAGCCCATGACGAGGCGGTCATCGTCTATATCGGCGACGGAGCCATGAGCGAAGGGGACGCCAGCGAAGCGCTCGTGTTCGCCCGCACATACGACGCGCCAGTACTGTTCTTCGTTCAGAACAACCAATACGCCATCTCGACCCCCGTCACCACACAGACCGCCGTGAGCTACGCCGACCGTGCACGTGGCTTCGGGATCCCCGGCTACCGGGTCGACGGTAATGACGTCATCGCGACCTACGCGGTCACCAAGACCGTCATGGATCACGTGCGCTCAGGCGGCGGGCCCGCTCTCATCGAGGCGGTCACCTACCGCCTTGGCCCACACACGTCCTCTGACGACCCCACCAAATATCGCGACCCTGCAACGCACGCCCAGTGGGAAGCTCGCGATCCCCTTCCGCGCCTGGAGGCATACTTGCGTGCGAACGGGACACCGGACGAGTTTTTCGAGCAGGTGCGCCAGGAGAACGAATCGACTGCGATGGATGTCCGGGAACGCCTGCTCAAGCTACCCGACCCGGCACCGTCGTCGATGTTCGATCACGTATACAGCGATCCTCATCCCATCGTGACCGCCGAGCGCGAGTGGCTGGAGGCCTACGAAGCCTCCTTCTTACAGACCAACGACTGA
- a CDS encoding patatin-like phospholipase family protein translates to MSADVLGLALGGGGALGAAHVGVLKALQERHIRPSVIAGTSAGALVGAAYAAGLPVKRIEQLVREATWSTFGRLSISPRFGLLDSSALLDTIARIGDEPDIENLPRRFAAVATDPAARTGVIIDRGPLGAALRASIAVPGIFPPIPHNGRMLVDGGLAANLPIRAARHLGATHVIGVRLRPEWDRLKIVPDAANVAQLEYEAGVLVIRPDLTGMSQWSRVDVPRLIGAGYDAAHEALSLNETSQRGAA, encoded by the coding sequence ATGTCCGCAGACGTGCTCGGTCTCGCCCTCGGCGGAGGCGGCGCACTCGGTGCCGCTCACGTCGGTGTGCTCAAGGCCCTCCAAGAGCGACACATCCGGCCTAGCGTGATCGCCGGGACGAGCGCCGGAGCTCTGGTGGGCGCGGCGTATGCGGCGGGGCTTCCCGTCAAACGCATCGAACAGCTGGTCCGCGAGGCGACGTGGTCGACGTTCGGGCGGCTGTCGATCAGTCCCAGATTCGGTCTGCTCGACAGTTCGGCTCTGCTGGATACCATCGCGCGGATCGGCGACGAGCCCGATATTGAGAACCTGCCACGTCGATTCGCCGCCGTGGCCACCGATCCCGCAGCGCGAACCGGAGTCATCATCGACCGCGGCCCGTTGGGAGCAGCACTGCGTGCCAGTATCGCCGTACCCGGCATCTTCCCTCCGATCCCTCACAACGGACGGATGCTGGTTGATGGCGGGCTCGCAGCAAATCTGCCCATCCGCGCTGCCCGACACCTCGGAGCCACGCACGTCATCGGCGTTCGGCTGCGCCCGGAATGGGACCGTCTCAAGATCGTCCCGGATGCGGCAAACGTCGCACAACTTGAATACGAAGCAGGCGTTCTGGTCATCCGACCTGACCTGACTGGCATGTCGCAATGGTCGCGCGTCGATGTCCCCCGTCTCATCGGAGCCGGCTATGACGCCGCCCACGAGGCTCTATCGCTGAATGAAACGAGCCAACGTGGTGCTGCCTGA
- a CDS encoding TetR/AcrR family transcriptional regulator, whose translation MDAYASVSRILDAARRLFASGQGSATLNRIAQEAGVGIATLYRHFPNRQSLARAVYDQLFDEQLKPLLERFERSDTPREVLLDMAERLLLILGREGGLAGSVGDIAEATRELLHRNGDQIEGAVRRAQEAGNLRPDLRPADIPTLITLVAAGFSALQDGSPRRYVSLLLDGLNPAFAQPLPE comes from the coding sequence GTGGATGCGTACGCAAGCGTTTCCCGGATTCTGGATGCTGCGCGGCGGCTGTTCGCGTCTGGGCAAGGTTCGGCGACGTTGAATCGGATTGCTCAGGAGGCAGGTGTGGGCATCGCGACCCTGTACCGCCACTTCCCGAATCGCCAGTCTCTGGCCCGAGCCGTGTACGACCAATTGTTCGATGAGCAGCTGAAGCCGCTACTGGAACGCTTTGAGCGCTCGGATACGCCGCGTGAGGTACTGCTGGACATGGCCGAACGGCTGTTGCTGATCCTCGGGCGCGAAGGCGGGCTCGCCGGATCCGTCGGCGACATCGCCGAAGCGACACGTGAGCTGTTGCATCGCAACGGGGATCAGATCGAGGGCGCGGTACGCAGAGCGCAGGAGGCCGGGAATCTCCGCCCCGATCTGCGCCCGGCTGATATCCCGACGCTGATCACGCTGGTCGCCGCCGGATTCAGCGCCCTGCAAGACGGATCCCCCCGTAGATACGTGAGTCTGCTGCTGGACGGCCTCAACCCCGCCTTCGCGCAGCCGCTGCCCGAGTAA
- a CDS encoding helix-turn-helix transcriptional regulator — protein MSEEHLFGSQGIPLRVREQIAWRPSGPVTAFAIKIIFTISGWARVYLPAGEVFLDSGSVVTFPAGVEARGVPTAHLRTVTLYIHPQYLSDQLRWLPAAHPLVHHLHRALEGDLPLQSLQLQPPAMRDLTPILVRLARSHVTSPFNDFALVTTTSELFDVVGRFTGASSRSSELAYPTGAPPRQEIAAAIALLHSDLARPWRIEDLAREVSLSASQLTRLFRKHVGISPAALLRQLRTDLMAELLATARSGVGEAAAASGWTDPAVASRAFKQRYGVTPRAFAGFHRSKDHLAHISTTW, from the coding sequence ATGTCTGAAGAGCACTTGTTCGGCTCACAGGGAATCCCACTGCGCGTGCGGGAGCAGATCGCATGGCGCCCTTCGGGCCCGGTGACTGCATTCGCGATCAAGATCATTTTCACGATCTCTGGATGGGCAAGGGTCTATCTGCCCGCAGGCGAGGTCTTCCTGGACTCGGGAAGCGTGGTAACTTTCCCAGCAGGCGTCGAGGCCCGAGGGGTCCCTACCGCCCACTTGCGCACGGTGACGCTCTACATTCATCCTCAATACCTGAGCGATCAGTTGCGATGGTTACCAGCGGCTCACCCGCTCGTGCATCATTTACATCGCGCCCTAGAAGGCGATCTACCGCTGCAATCCTTACAGTTGCAGCCACCAGCGATGCGAGACCTCACCCCGATTCTCGTGCGCCTCGCGCGATCGCACGTTACTAGTCCGTTCAACGACTTCGCCCTGGTGACGACCACATCCGAACTATTCGACGTCGTCGGGCGCTTCACCGGCGCCTCTTCACGAAGCTCAGAGCTGGCATACCCCACTGGCGCGCCGCCACGGCAGGAAATTGCTGCAGCGATCGCGCTCCTGCACTCTGACCTTGCCCGCCCTTGGCGGATTGAGGATCTGGCTCGGGAGGTCTCGTTGTCGGCATCGCAACTGACGCGGCTGTTTCGTAAACATGTCGGCATCTCCCCGGCCGCGCTTCTACGCCAACTCCGTACGGACTTGATGGCTGAACTACTCGCCACGGCCAGGTCCGGCGTCGGCGAGGCCGCTGCCGCTTCCGGATGGACCGACCCGGCCGTCGCTTCACGGGCGTTCAAACAGCGATACGGAGTGACACCCCGCGCATTCGCAGGCTTCCACCGCAGCAAGGACCATCTTGCGCATATCTCGACGACCTGGTGA
- a CDS encoding DNA-methyltransferase translates to MPDPTPPPAELPEPVFADDRATLYLGDAVELLPLLPEASVDALVTDPPYGLSFNGQNWDDASGFRESLPHIDTSAMSAPEVFETWCTAWAAGALHALKPGAYVAAFGGARTWHRMVRGIENAGFEIRDQIAWLHTTGMPKSMDLSHAIDKHHGMQRTDRIVQTTDHDGVLGATRTVLSKGTPVTEDAAWWEGWGTALRPAFEPIIIARKPPEGNVVRNVLQHGVGGLNIDGGRFADDRWPTNVAFDPGQADALDVLTGTWQGESLSRKFPIFRFDHKPNAAERPRAFGVSHATVKPLALMRWLITLVTPPRGVVLEPFAGSGTTVEAAALGGYRVVGVEKDASYVPLIRSRMHW, encoded by the coding sequence ATGCCCGACCCTACCCCGCCGCCCGCCGAACTCCCGGAGCCCGTATTCGCCGATGACCGGGCGACGCTTTATCTCGGTGACGCGGTCGAGCTCCTCCCACTCCTCCCGGAAGCGAGCGTCGACGCCCTGGTCACCGACCCGCCGTACGGGTTGAGCTTCAACGGGCAGAACTGGGATGACGCTTCCGGGTTCCGGGAGTCCCTTCCGCATATCGACACCAGTGCGATGAGTGCGCCGGAGGTCTTTGAGACGTGGTGCACGGCGTGGGCTGCAGGAGCATTGCACGCGTTGAAGCCGGGTGCGTATGTTGCAGCGTTCGGTGGTGCACGCACCTGGCACCGGATGGTGCGCGGGATCGAGAACGCAGGGTTCGAGATTCGCGACCAGATTGCCTGGCTGCACACCACCGGGATGCCCAAATCAATGGACCTCTCGCACGCCATCGACAAGCACCACGGCATGCAACGCACCGACCGGATCGTGCAGACCACCGATCACGACGGGGTGCTCGGCGCGACCCGCACGGTCCTATCGAAGGGAACCCCGGTGACCGAGGACGCGGCATGGTGGGAGGGGTGGGGCACGGCGCTGCGTCCCGCGTTCGAGCCGATCATCATCGCCCGCAAACCACCCGAAGGAAACGTCGTCCGCAACGTCCTTCAGCACGGTGTCGGCGGGCTCAACATCGACGGCGGCAGGTTCGCCGACGACCGGTGGCCCACGAACGTCGCCTTCGACCCGGGACAGGCCGATGCGCTGGATGTGTTGACGGGGACGTGGCAGGGCGAGTCGCTGTCTCGGAAGTTTCCGATCTTCCGCTTCGACCACAAGCCCAACGCCGCAGAACGACCCCGGGCATTCGGGGTCTCGCACGCGACGGTGAAGCCGCTGGCTCTGATGCGGTGGTTGATCACTCTCGTCACCCCGCCTCGCGGGGTCGTGTTGGAGCCGTTCGCTGGATCGGGGACGACAGTCGAGGCGGCGGCGCTTGGGGGTTATCGCGTCGTAGGAGTCGAGAAGGACGCGTCGTACGTTCCGTTGATCAGGTCGCGGATGCACTGGTGA
- a CDS encoding bifunctional DNA primase/polymerase translates to MPITNPDACPMPAWLPRELGQAAAVYAAAGIPVFPCAPGQKHPLTAHGFRDATTDPAQVGTWWERHPDANIGIPTGTVIDVLDVDVHATGTGYPILRTLQREGLIGGWGQAVRSPSGGLHLYYPTDPDQARGSWSRGRAHVDFRSTGGYIIAPPSTITTTRGDRRYETIAHGRHPRPVDADAIRELLTPQPEWTLHPAGSAALRERPVEELADWVAALPEGNRNAGLFWAACRLAEAGLPEPDTHTILEPAATAAGLEPREIAATIRSAHRATRVADVPDDPGVQTVRSLSGVGR, encoded by the coding sequence ATGCCGATCACCAACCCCGATGCTTGCCCGATGCCCGCCTGGCTCCCCAGGGAGCTCGGACAGGCTGCTGCCGTCTACGCTGCCGCGGGCATCCCGGTGTTCCCCTGTGCGCCCGGTCAGAAGCATCCGCTGACCGCGCATGGGTTCCGCGACGCCACCACCGACCCCGCGCAGGTCGGCACCTGGTGGGAACGGCACCCGGACGCGAATATCGGCATCCCCACCGGGACCGTGATCGACGTGCTGGATGTGGATGTGCACGCCACCGGCACCGGATACCCAATCCTCCGCACCCTGCAACGGGAGGGGCTGATCGGCGGATGGGGGCAGGCCGTGCGCTCCCCGTCGGGTGGGCTGCACCTGTACTACCCGACCGACCCAGACCAGGCACGGGGGTCGTGGTCTCGGGGGCGGGCGCATGTGGACTTCCGCAGCACCGGCGGCTACATCATCGCCCCACCCTCCACCATCACCACCACCCGCGGGGACCGCCGCTACGAGACCATCGCCCACGGCCGTCACCCGCGCCCGGTTGATGCGGATGCGATCCGCGAGCTGCTGACACCCCAGCCTGAGTGGACACTCCACCCGGCCGGTTCGGCGGCGCTGCGGGAGCGGCCCGTAGAGGAGCTCGCGGACTGGGTCGCCGCGCTGCCGGAAGGGAACCGGAACGCGGGACTGTTCTGGGCGGCATGCCGGCTTGCTGAGGCCGGCCTGCCCGAACCCGACACCCATACGATCCTCGAACCTGCCGCGACCGCCGCCGGACTCGAGCCGCGGGAGATCGCCGCGACGATCCGCTCCGCCCACCGCGCCACGAGGGTCGCTGATGTGCCGGATGATCCCGGCGTGCAGACCGTCCGCTCGTTGTCGGGGGTCGGGAGGTAA
- a CDS encoding DUF2637 domain-containing protein: MTRPAVTARAPRDLDLSPGKQAPDARSSGGVSRFVVALAVAGTILLALGAFWLSFTTLRDLAVLSGIPAGQAWMWPLIVDGVILEATISVVALRDSARNARRFAWLLLGAGAGVSVAANITHAVVAADTRVPALIAALVASVPPLVLLAMTHLTVELTRNTTPTPTIRESARPLPLAEETTTVMEVDAPHRSEQVAALEPPETTSPTRSKPSTAVRPLTARGRNGQRGEARVRALALDAEGVSKRQIAAHLGVHPTTIGRWLNAPDRQQDGDPHD, translated from the coding sequence ATGACCCGCCCGGCAGTGACAGCTCGCGCTCCGCGCGATCTGGACCTGAGCCCGGGCAAACAAGCACCCGACGCCCGGTCATCCGGTGGGGTGTCCCGGTTCGTGGTCGCGCTCGCAGTTGCCGGGACGATCCTGCTCGCCCTCGGCGCGTTCTGGCTGTCGTTCACCACGCTCCGTGACCTCGCCGTCCTTTCCGGGATCCCTGCAGGGCAGGCGTGGATGTGGCCGCTGATCGTGGACGGCGTGATCCTGGAAGCCACGATCAGCGTCGTCGCGCTGCGAGATTCTGCCCGCAACGCGCGGCGGTTCGCGTGGCTGCTGCTCGGCGCGGGTGCCGGAGTGAGCGTGGCGGCGAACATCACCCACGCCGTCGTCGCCGCCGACACCCGCGTCCCCGCCCTCATCGCCGCACTGGTCGCTTCGGTACCACCGCTGGTGCTGCTCGCGATGACGCATCTCACCGTCGAACTCACCCGCAACACCACACCCACCCCGACCATTCGAGAATCGGCCCGTCCGCTGCCTCTGGCCGAAGAGACCACCACGGTCATGGAGGTCGACGCCCCGCACCGGTCCGAACAGGTCGCGGCACTCGAGCCTCCGGAGACGACCTCCCCGACACGTTCGAAACCGAGCACCGCGGTACGGCCATTGACTGCTCGTGGAAGAAATGGGCAGCGAGGAGAAGCCCGAGTTCGGGCGCTCGCGCTGGACGCGGAGGGCGTGTCGAAACGTCAGATTGCTGCGCACCTCGGGGTGCATCCCACCACGATCGGCCGTTGGCTGAACGCACCTGACCGTCAACAGGACGGAGACCCCCATGACTGA
- a CDS encoding helix-turn-helix domain-containing protein, with translation MFQQHVQTSPARYLRAQRAHRMAELLISTTDSIETIARHVGWSDPAHASRAFRSIHGVSPQHYRRTHGGAALVRADS, from the coding sequence CTGTTCCAGCAACACGTTCAGACGAGCCCGGCACGATATCTTCGCGCGCAGCGGGCGCACCGCATGGCCGAACTGCTGATCTCCACCACGGACAGCATCGAGACCATCGCTCGCCACGTCGGCTGGTCCGACCCCGCCCATGCGTCGCGCGCATTCCGCAGCATCCACGGAGTGAGCCCGCAGCACTACCGGCGCACACACGGAGGAGCCGCGCTTGTACGTGCAGATTCCTGA